The following coding sequences lie in one Brettanomyces bruxellensis chromosome 6, complete sequence genomic window:
- a CDS encoding uncharacterized protein (SECRETED:SignalP(1-21)), with the protein MRTRNSDFLFIFSTLLTTATSLVIYDSPLAEACTSFTRTLDWGCSDNAGHMNVNIWSCQCASIEWLGTVTNCIKKYGNSTHEITHGYEHIMKRCKAKANLTYTLSDMLAFKKNATDYIEPYSEEDTTNVLQHPVSIPTTNFIYYYRSYFDFAEAIRLSQRLGWGSVGYWLGVFGIAAIWHWLEIFYKLPPSYQKFITRYLLLPHDKLLSMNTWEWIVCFFFCIEVLLSCIINYDTPLGAYLATQYYKMIDLVSFRTDLIGFSVMPVVYLMGTRNNPFVLFGGYKRSQMIKYHKIVAWVLFIMAIIHSCIWTRYPIVEGGGYSTWVQDSYFQWGIVGSVCLGVLLLQAFKLFRDIMYQVFLVLHQLLAILFIVAMWLHCNTLGWMGWVYSLVAIMTLDRVCRVMRILQNGLVNEAQVECYNKTILKLTFHKPKFFIFFTGCHVYLHFLNPWYTCYRSHPFSVVKSINYDGKLEIYIRVKKGMTKRIACTNGTTKVLIDGPYGTISRHQSDESDSKFDKIIGIGGGAGITSILAIMNQIPEGTKSRYYVLWLTNCQSDIECLAGPLAGLAKKKNAFIEVYDTSKEDDESQVTNEKSAFSSDSNSGHGISEKECSLINFHRQGRPDLSKHIQSITKESSKVKIYTCGSSKFVRSVDVIAEGLMDTGKFVEYHNENGEW; encoded by the coding sequence ATGAGAACCAGAAATTCTGAtttcttgtttattttctctACCCTGCTAACAACAGCAACCAGCTTGGTGATTTATGATTCTCCATTGGCTGAGGCATGTACATCATTTACCCGGACTCTAGACTGGGGCTGCTCAGATAATGCGGGTCATATGAATGTGAATATATGGTCTTGCCAATGTGCAAGTATTGAATGGTTAGGAACAGTGACAAACTGTATCAAGAAGTATGGAAACAGTACACATGAAATTACCCATGGATACGAGCATATCATGAAAAGATGTAAGGCAAAGGCAAATCTCACGTACACGCTCTCTGATATGTTGgctttcaaaaagaatgcTACAGATTACATTGAGCCATATTCAGAAGAGGATACCACCAATGTTTTGCAACACCCGGTCTCGATTCCAACTACAAATTTCATATACTACTACAGAAGTTATTTTGACTTTGCTGAGGCTATTAGATTATCTCAAAGACTAGGATGGGGATCTGTGGGATATTGGCTTGGTGTATTTGGAATTGCTGCAATATGGCATTGGTTGGAAATATTCTACAAACTGCCACCTTCTTACCAGAAATTCATCACCAGATACTTACTCTTACCTCATGATAAACTCCTAAGTATGAATACCTGGGAATGGATagtttgctttttcttctgtatCGAGGTTTTGCTATCATGCATTATCAATTATGATACACCTTTAGGAGCATATCTTGCAACACAATATTATAAGATGATCGATCTTGTGTCTTTCAGAACAGACTTGATTGGATTTTCTGTTATGCCAGTTGTATACTTGATGGGCACAAGAAACAACCCATTTGTATTATTTGGAGGTTATAAGAGATCGCAAATGATCAAATATCATAAAATTGTGGCTTGGGTACTCTTTATTATGGCTATCATACATTCATGCATTTGGACCAGATATCCAATAGTTGAAGGTGGCGGATATTCAACTTGGGTCCAGGACAGTTATTTCCAATGGGGAATAGTTGGTTCAGTCTGCTTGGGAGTATTGCTATTACAAGCTTTCAAATTATTCAGAGATATTATGTATCAGGTGTTTCTTGTGCTACATCAGCTGTTAGCcatattatttattgtagCAATGTGGCTCCACTGCAATACTCTTGGATGGATGGGCTGGGTTTACTCTTTAGTTGCTATTATGACGCTTGACAGGGTTTGCCGAGTGATGAGAATCCTTCAGAATGGACTTGTCAATGAGGCTCAAGTGGAGTGCTACAATAAAACAATTCTAAAGCTCACATTTCACAAACCCaaattctttatcttctttaCAGGCTGCCATGTATATTTGCACTTTCTCAATCCATGGTACACGTGCTACCGGTCGCATCCTTTCTCCGTAGTGAAGTCAATAAACTACGATGGAAAGCTAGAAATTTACATTCGCGTGAAGAAGGGAATGACAAAACGGATTGCTTGTACAAATGGAACGACAAAGGTTCTTATAGATGGTCCATACGGTACAATTAGCAGACATCAAAGTGATGAGAGTGATTCAAAGTTTGACAAGATAATTGGAATAGGAGGAGGAGCAGGAATAACGTCAATTCTAGCAATCATGAACCAGATCCCAGAAGGAACAAAAAGCAGGTACTACGTTTTGTGGTTGACTAACTGCCAATCTGATATTGAATGCCTTGCTGGTCCATTGGCAGGGCttgctaaaaaaaagaatgctttCATCGAAGTCTACGATACAtccaaagaagatgatgaatctCAAGTTACCAACGAAAAAAGTGCATTTTCGAGCGATAGCAACTCCGGACACGGCATTAGTGAGAAAGAATGCTCTCTGATAAATTTCCATAGACAAGGCCGCCCAGATCTTAGCAAACATATCCAATCAATAACCAAGGAAAGCTCAAAGGTGAAAATATACACATGTGGGTCGTCAAAATTTGTGAGAAGTGTTGATGTTATTGCTGAAGGGCTAATGGACACGGGTAAGTTTGTGGAGTATCATAATGAGAATGGTGAATGGTGA
- the CTP1 gene encoding CtIP- endonuclease, which translates to MSSAQKPQKTQKGWKSFLAGAVAGAVEGTVNYPFEFTKTRLQLVPKSSTMSRNPFVLMYKVVKGQGLGALYVGCPIFVVGNTAKAGVRFLGFDSIKKLLVDEDGKLSGPRGVVAGLGAGLMESIFAVTPAESLKTAMIDDRQLPHPKYQGVTGSVKLVKDLGLRGMYKGFLPVAMRQGANQAVRMGTYSRIKGAIQQASGTPPDQPLSTGMTFLVGAFAGLVTVYTTMPIDTVKTRMQALDARTRYSGTFNCFAKIFREEGLLAFWKGATPRLGRLLLGGGIVFTTYEKMMTVLN; encoded by the coding sequence ATGTCATCAGCACAAAAACCTCAAAAGACACAAAAGGGATGGAAGTCCTTTCTGGCCGGAGCCGTCGCAGGCGCCGTCGAGGGAACTGTCAACTATCCGTTCGAGTTTACCAAAACCAGACTCCAGTTAGTGCCTAAATCTTCCACAATGAGCCGAAATCCATTTGTGCTCATGTACAAGGTGGTTAAAGGCCAAGGACTCGGTGCTCTTTACGTTGGATGCCCAATCTTCGTTGTTGGTAATACAGCCAAGGCCGGTGTCAGATTTCTTGGATTTGACTCCATCAAAAAACTCCTAGTTGACGAAGATGGTAAGTTGAGTGGGCCACGGGGTGTTGTTGCGGGTCTGGGTGCCGGCTTAATGGAATCTATCTTTGCAGTTACTCCAGCCGAGTCTCTTAAGACAGCCATGATCGATGACCGTCAACTTCCACATCCAAAGTATCAGGGTGTCACCGGATCTGTCAAATTGGTCAAGGATCTTGGCTTGAGAGGAATGTACAAGGGATTCCTTCCTGTTGCCATGCGTCAGGGTGCAAACCAGGCAGTTCGTATGGGAACTTACAGTAGAATTAAAGGTGCTATTCAGCAGGCCAGTGGTACACCACCGGACCAGCCATTGTCAACTGGTATGACTTTTTTGGTTGGTGCATTTGCTGGATTAGTGACTGTCTACACGACTATGCCTATAGACACGGTCAAAACGAGAATGCAGGCATTGGATGCTAGAACCAGATATTCCGGTACGTTCAACTGCTTTGCCAAGATTTTCAGGGAGGAGGGTTTGCTAGCCTTCTGGAAAGGTGCAACTCCTCGTCTAGGAAGATTACTTCTTGGAGGCGGTATTGTGTTCACCACATACGAGAAAATGATGACCGTTTTGAACTGA
- a CDS encoding uncharacterized protein (BUSCO:EOG0926115P), which translates to MFNGQGNWNFPSSQGSTNNNNNNNNASGNMNQFNNISGGINNGISNNQLNPTNVNGSNNNNINSNGSSGNNGNGNNNGQMGGNGVNSAMAFGNTNTGMSSNQNMSINNSSGNASMPKQVTPQQLLQWLMNLDPQRRNAVVQKNAQIRHFLEQYEQHRKAAMQQMVTNQKIAGHMNSPQMQNQSPVAMNNGSPNPAMSHPYTNAMEGQMMQLQMPNGPVSQGPPNGSPLAQGAHVQPQIYHQGGKFMNPNIPATSPMVPPGMISSSSRPHVVNSPGASLQNHPVAPSSGQNASPRLFAGVGNPEAAVSPEKTSEQIQHQQALPPPRKMPSLHYWSDFFTKKMHDVPSTVKTFERITSRDAEYDTGMQNERARPFDADMAERMVRDLKFYQKIRDSRLKAINLRPEQNKVTDRLWGEGYAGYGNGFTTGRTELILPANRKKATTAPDIYISKEQLEEQAETPEELVPIRLEFDQDRDGFQLSDTFLWNMNEKVISLGEFVDTLMADYLFPKDKLADSKKKIIDSIRDQLGDYHPMIYPGNGSDNPQQADDHTKKSKQCDLRFPIMLDITIGNNQLTDKFDWDVMNPNNNPEDFARVLCAEMSLPGEFQTAISHSIREQCQTYIKSLYLVGYRFDGSPVSGEELKEFVSSNLDAHNVIRPRYLLSDYTASLQELSFESIQKLKKEREREARRKKRGQTRVGRRGGVLLPDLRDLPKTFRTPVPTSVLAGGVSLGSGPDAYIDYPISIEIPQRQLKALDDYKREQLKIKEEEKKKQLEMEKHRQDDQARVARFLAKTKRRLASITDRPTIRVSCECNPEEVLIKFKIT; encoded by the coding sequence ATGTTTAACGGACAAGGGAACTGGAATTTCCCGAGCTCCCAAGGGAGTActaacaacaacaataataataataatgcgAGTGGGAATATGAACCaatttaataatatatCAGGTGGAATTAATAACGGCATAAGTAACAATCAGCTGAATCCAACAAATGTAAACGGAAgtaacaacaacaatatcaACAGTAATGGCAGCAGTGGGAACAACGGCAATGGTAACAACAATGGTCAGATGGGTGGTAATGGTGTCAATTCTGCAATGGCATTTGGAAATACAAACACAGGCATGTCTTCCAATCAAAATATGAGTATCAATAATAGCAGCGGCAATGCAAGCATGCCCAAGCAGGTTACACCGCAGCAACTACTACAGTGGCTCATGAATTTGGATCctcaaagaagaaatgcagtagttcaaaaaaatgctcAGATAAGGCATTTCTTGGAGCAGTACGAACAACACAGAAAAGCAGCAATGCAGCAGATGGTGACGAACCAGAAAATTGCAGGCCACATGAACTCGCCTCAAATGCAGAACCAGTCGCCTGTGGCCATGAATAACGGTAGCCCTAATCCTGCAATGAGCCATCCTTACACCAATGCTATGGAAGGTCAGATGATGCAGCTGCAAATGCCGAATGGTCCAGTTTCGCAGGGTCCACCAAACGGTTCGCCTTTAGCACAGGGTGCACATGTTCAGCCTCAAATATATCATCAAGGTGGCAAGTTCATGAATCCAAATATACCCGCCACAAGTCCAATGGTTCCACCAGGAATGATTTCATCTAGTTCCAGGCCACATGTTGTCAACTCTCCTGGAGCATCGTTACAAAATCATCCGGTTGCTCCTTCCAGCGGACAGAATGCGTCTCCTCGGCTATTTGCGGGAGTTGGCAATCCAGAAGCAGCAGTATCACCGGAGAAGACATCAGAGCAAATACAGCATCAGCAGGCATTACCTCCGCCAAGAAAAATGCCAAGCTTGCACTACTGGTCGGACTTTTTCACAAAGAAGATGCATGATGTTCCTTCAACGGTGAAAACGTTTGAAAGAATAACTTCAAGAGATGCAGAGTATGACACAGGGATGCAAAACGAGCGGGCGAGACCGTTTGACGCGGATATGGCCGAGAGAATGGTCAGGGACCTCAAGTTTTACCAGAAAATCAGAGACTCGAGGTTGAAAGCTATCAATCTCAGACCAGAGCAGAATAAGGTTACCGATAGGTTATGGGGTGAGGGTTATGCTGGTTACGGAAATGGATTTACTACGGGAAGAACAGAGCTTATTTTACCTGCAAACAGGAAGAAGGCCACCACTGCACcggatatatatatatcgaAGGAGCAGCTCGAAGAGCAGGCTGAAACTCCTGAGGAGCTGGTTCCTATACGATTGGAATTCGACCAGGACAGAGATGGTTTCCAGTTGAGCGACACTTTTCTTTGGAATATGAACGAGAAGGTGATCAGTCTGGGTGAGTTTGTTGACACACTAATGGCCGACTACTTGTTTCCAAAGGATAAGTTGGCTGacagcaagaagaagatcatcGATAGCATTCGCGACCAGCTGGGTGACTATCACCCCATGATATATCCAGGAAATGGCTCTGACAACCCACAACAAGCTGATGATCACACAAAGAAGAGTAAGCAGTGTGATCTCCGGTTCCCGATTATGTTGGACATTACGATTGGAAACAACCAGTTGACAGACAAATTCGACTGGGATGTGATGAATCCAAATAACAACCCCGAAGATTTCGCACGTGTTCTCTGTGCTGAGATGTCTCTTCCTGGCGAATTTCAGACAGCAATCTCCCATTCCATCAGAGAGCAGTGCCAGACTTATATCAAGTCCTTGTACTTGGTTGGTTATAGGTTTGATGGCTCGCCTGTGTCTGGAGAGGAGCTGAAAGAGTTTGTTAGTTCAAACTTGGATGCACATAATGTGATTCGCCCGAGATACCTCTTGAGTGACTACACGGCTTCCTTGCAGGAGCTCTCCTTTGAAAGCATTcagaaattgaagaaggagcGTGAAAGAGAggcaagaagaaagaaaagaggcCAAACCAGAGTCGGTCGCAGAGGTGGTGTTCTTCTTCCAGATCTTCGAGATCTGCCGAAAACTTTCAGGACACCTGTTCCAACATCTGTTCTTGCTGGTGGTGTTTCGCTTGGTTCCGGCCCTGATGCTTACATTGATTATCCAATATCCATCGAAATCCCTCAACGACAACTCAAGGCTTTGGACGACTACAAAAGAGAGCAGCTCAAAATtaaggaggaggagaagaagaagcaacttGAAATGGAAAAACACAGGCAGGACGATCAGGCCCGTGTTGCCCGGTTTCTTGCTAAAACTAAGAGAAGGCTTGCCTCTATCACTGATAGGCCTACAATCAGAGTTTCTTGCGAGTGCAATCCGGAGGAAGTTCTCATCAAGTTCAAGATTACCTGA
- a CDS encoding uncharacterized protein (MEROPS:MER0011829~BUSCO:EOG09262528): MFGRRFFSMTAARKLIDKSRFIPKTGVYPKGYRVGAVASGVKKQGALDMAMLVSDSPASAAACFTTNKFKAAPVLVDKETLTLNKGAGISAIVANSGCANSVTGDGGLEDAKKMIETVDKSLGVGNGHRSSLVMSTGVIGQRLPMDQIISGIKRLSKGDLLGSDHKHWLTCARGIMTTDTFPKLVSKRFTMGNIQYTLAGLAKGAGMICPNMATLLGFFVTDAPVEPKALQSILSKAVSQSFNCISVDGDMSTNDTISALANGAAGGELITQGHPNYNILQEEVTDFAKTLAQLVVHDGEGSTKFITLKINDAITYEDAKKVANSISNSPLFKTAMYGEDANWGRILCATGYAGAEVNPSKTNVSFVPTDGSAELKLLVNGEPQNVDEVRASEILKNEELEVKIDLGTGGGHSCEFWTCDLSHDYVKINGDYRS; this comes from the coding sequence AtgtttggaagaagattcTTTTCCATGACTGCGGCgagaaaattaattgaCAAATCCAGATTTATTCCAAAAACTGGTGTGTATCCCAAGGGATATAGGGTTGGTGCAGTGGCTTCAGGTGTGAAGAAGCAAGGTGCATTGGATATGGCAATGCTTGTTTCCGATAGTCCGGcatctgctgctgcttgTTTCACCACTAACAAATTTAAAGCTGCTCCTGTGTTGGTTGATAAGGAAACTCTCACTTTGAATAAAGGAGCTGGAATCAGTGCAATAGTTGCAAACAGTGGCTGTGCCAATTCTGTGACCGGTGATGGAGGTCTTGAAGAtgcaaaaaagatgatTGAGACAGTCGATAAAAGCCTTGGAGTGGGAAATGGTCATCGGTCATCATTAGTGATGTCTACTGGTGTTATTGGGCAGAGGCTTCCAATGGATCAAATAATTTCGGGAATTAAAAGACTATCGAAAGGTGATCTGCTTGGGTCTGATCACAAGCATTGGCTTACTTGTGCCAGGGGAATTATGACAACTGACACTTTTCCAAAACTTGTGTCTAAAAGATTTACGATGGGAAATATACAGTATACATTGGCAGGTCTTGCAAAGGGTGCCGGTATGATATGCCCTAACATGGCAACATTGTTGGGATTCTTTGTGACAGATGCACCAGTAGAGCCTAAGGCATTGCAAAGTATACTAAGCAAAGCTGTGAGCCAGTCGTTCAACTGCATTTCGGTTGATGGTGATATGTCTACCAATGACACCATAAGTGCATTGGCAAACGGTGCTGCTGGTGGTGAACTTATTACACAGGGCCATCCAAATTACAACATACTTCAGGAAGAAGTGACCGACTTCGCCAAAACCCTTGCCCAGTTAGTGGTTCATGATGGTGAAGGATCCACTAAGTTCATAACATTAAAGATAAACGATGCTATAACTTATGAGGATGCCAAGAAGGTTGCCAACAGTATTTCTAACTCACCTCTCTTCAAAACTGCTATGTACGGAGAGGATGCCAACTGGGGCAGAATTCTTTGTGCCACAGGATATGCAGGTGCAGAAGTCAATCCTTCCAAGACGAATGTGTCGTTTGTTCCTACAGATGGGTCTGCAGAGCTCAAGTTGCTCGTGAATGGTGAACCTCAAAATGTTGATGAGGTCAGAGCAAGCGAAATTCTAAAGAATGAGGAACTTGAGGTGAAGATTGACTTGGGTACTGGTGGTGGCCATTCGTGTGAGTTTTGGACTTGTGATTTGAGTCATGATTATGTTAAAATAAACGGTGACTACAGGTCGTAA
- a CDS encoding uncharacterized protein (BUSCO:EOG09262TEV), with product MPSRFSCTVSNNNSRQENIHGLNNDSYQNKLVQTSTLAKANGEKFAFTEPPLAKPAKGATGQPLEEPPNSVSKKELNLGLRKRRLTPEERDDARQNEYLEHKKEKIYTGGLKTRSSEEITRLSELRTRPEVKKEPLKLEEEEKEDKEDIGSRIRKRVLRPKKEVTLRISLKKLNSVETENTESSMKKEYDEAAKNQDFCASCGLPGSFICCEECPKSFHFHCLSPPMDPAHLPDYWICNECRKNKLMSSNHQKSTHPKNVGIFAKMLDDLEYINPSSFMLPRDISDAFEGVTVDKFGDYIDDNFKPVKTYRQICKEKEDPLHEIYDQEGNVKICYKCGGSGLNHQELIKCDYCPLYWHLDCLDPPMASIKQLGTKWKCPNHADNVIAPKLKLPHQPSVEIAATRGVKISPDSNVEIDNIEDAESFDQDATVDYLYDSRTAKQQLQGKKLYKFENGKTSLHYNLSEPMQRYKKYLKLGNVTYRFKEEGVILDFIKGSRIKKLHDMHNMDQHNLHLYGKLEPDLKGMVSSLCKLSKREIASPQQKQINFENLLNVANADYKIENEKLDKKELRKLMMVKALMERKGEDKMMKFLRS from the coding sequence ATGCCGTCGAGATTCAGTTGCACAGTATCGAATAACAATTCTCGACAAGAAAATATCCACGGTTTGAATAATGATAGCTATCAAAATAAGCTGGTACAAACATCTACTTTGGCGAAGGCCAACGGGGAAAAATTTGCATTTACAGAGCCACCATTGGCAAAGCCAGCCAAAGGTGCAACTGGTCAACCGCTAGAGGAGCCGCCCAATTCAGTATCCAAGAAGGAGTTGAATCTAGGTTTAAGAAAAAGACGATTAACACCAGAAGAACGTGATGATGCCAGACAGAACGAATATTTGGAAcacaaaaaggaaaagatatATACCGGAGGTCTTAAAACACGATcttcagaagaaataacGAGACTTAGTGAACTACGAACGCGTCCCGAAGTGAAGAAGGAACCTTTAAAACTagaagaggaggagaaagaagacaaagaagatattgGCAGTCGAATTAGGAAGAGAGTACTACGGCCAAAAAAGGAGGTGACGCTCAGGATATCGCTGAAGAAACTGAATTCTGTGGAAACGGAGAATACAGAATCATCtatgaagaaagaatacGATGAAGCTgcaaaaaatcaagattTCTGCGCTTCGTGTGGATTACCAGgttcttttatttgttgTGAAGAGTGCCCCAAATCGTTTCATTTCCACTGCCTTAGCCCTCCGATGGATCCGGCACACCTTCCAGATTACTGGATTTGCAACGAATGCCGGAAAAATAAGCTTATGAGTAGCAATCATCAGAAAAGTACACATCCAAAGAATGTCGGCATATTTGCCAAGATGCTCGATGACTTGGAATATATTAAtccatcttcatttatGCTTCCCAGGGATATATCGGACGCATTTGAAGGAGTTACCGTGGACAAATTTGGCGATTATATCGACGATAATTTTAAACCGGTGAAAACATACCGGCAAatttgcaaagaaaaagaagaccCTCTTCACGAAATTTATGACCAGGAAGGCAACGTGAAAATTTGCTATAAATGTGGAGGCTCTGGACTGAACCACCAAGAACTGATAAAATGCGATTACTGCCCGCTATACTGGCATCTGGACTGCCTGGATCCCCCAATGGCTTCTATAAAGCAACTGGGAACAAAATGGAAGTGTCCGAATCATGCCGATAATGTTATTGCCCCAAAGTTAAAACTTCCGCACCAGCCCTCGGTTGAGATTGCTGCGACGAGGGGGGTGAAAATTTCTCCAGACTCCAATGTGGAGATTGACAATATCGAGGATGCTGAATCGTTTGACCAGGATGCTACTGTTGATTATCTGTATGATTCTCGGACAGCTAAACAACAACtacaaggaaaaaaattgtacaAGTTTGAGAACGGGAAAACATCCCTTCATTACAATTTATCAGAACCAATGCAGCGCTATAAGAAATACCTCAAGTTGGGTAACGTGACGTATCGATTCAAAGAGGAGGGTGTCATTTTGGATTTTATAAAAGGGTCTCGTATTAAAAAACTCCACGATATGCATAACATGGACCAGCATAACTTACACCTGTACGGGAAATTGGAGCCGGATCTAAAAGGTATGGTGTCAAGTTTGTGCAAACTTAGTAAGCGAGAAATTGCTAGTCCGCAGcagaaacaaataaatttcgAAAATTTACTTAACGTTGCAAATGCCGATTACAAGattgaaaatgagaagcttgataaaaaagagcTCCGCAAGCTAATGATGGTGAAAGCTctgatggaaagaaaaggcgAGGacaagatgatgaaatttcttCGCTCCTGA